Proteins from one Myxococcales bacterium genomic window:
- a CDS encoding thioredoxin family protein, with the protein MRRRPHETDRARAAVLGLVGLGVVGALVMRAQRSEPATSAAPPARGARLVELGSTSCRSCKAMHEELALLRGECSGIAVEEIDVWRDEEAGQRYGVNVIPTQVFLDADGRELDRHTGFLARADARGEPPRRRGARRHRPVPAVNCGAAVGLRPLQGGPTLSLRHRRLRRGARAEVPAVPRRHAAHLLELPEPRDVHGLA; encoded by the coding sequence GTGCGGAGGCGACCGCATGAGACCGATCGCGCGCGCGCAGCGGTCCTCGGACTTGTCGGGCTCGGCGTGGTCGGGGCGCTCGTGATGCGCGCGCAGCGCAGCGAGCCCGCGACGAGCGCAGCGCCACCGGCACGCGGCGCGCGACTCGTCGAGCTGGGCTCCACCAGCTGCCGGAGCTGCAAGGCGATGCATGAGGAACTGGCGCTGCTCCGAGGAGAGTGCAGCGGCATCGCGGTCGAAGAGATCGACGTGTGGCGGGATGAAGAGGCGGGACAGCGCTACGGCGTGAACGTCATCCCGACGCAGGTCTTCCTCGACGCGGACGGACGCGAGCTCGATCGGCACACGGGGTTCCTCGCCCGGGCAGACGCGCGAGGTGAACCCCCTCGTCGTCGAGGCGCTCGCCGACATCGGCCTGTTCCCGCCGTCAACTGCGGCGCAGCCGTCGGTCTTCGACCTCTTCAAGGCGGGCCGACACTTTCACTTCGTCATCGGCGTCTGCGACGAGGAGCACGGGCAGAAGTGCCCGCTGTTCCCCGGCGTCACGCAGCGCATCTACTGGAGCTTCCCGAACCCCGCGACGTTCACGGGCTCGCATGA